One Caulobacter segnis genomic window carries:
- a CDS encoding YbjN domain-containing protein produces MDTQPEDDDVLMALDPLEVVEHVLSAENLTFDRTEDGDLAFALKGDWKDYELWFAWRPEADCLQLCLSLDLRAPKSKRANAYELLALINQRVWLGHFEVWTEDGEVVFRHALALPAGERPTMAQAASMIDAAVEAADRFFPAFEFLLQGAKTPDQAMAACMFETVGQA; encoded by the coding sequence ATGGATACCCAACCGGAAGACGACGACGTCCTGATGGCTCTCGACCCCCTCGAGGTGGTCGAGCATGTGCTGTCGGCCGAAAACCTGACCTTCGATCGCACGGAAGACGGCGACCTGGCCTTCGCGCTGAAAGGCGACTGGAAGGACTACGAGCTGTGGTTCGCCTGGCGACCCGAGGCCGACTGCCTGCAGTTGTGCCTGTCGCTGGACCTGCGCGCGCCGAAGTCGAAACGCGCCAACGCCTACGAGCTGCTGGCCCTGATCAACCAGCGCGTCTGGCTGGGCCACTTCGAGGTCTGGACCGAGGACGGCGAGGTCGTGTTCCGTCACGCCCTGGCCCTGCCGGCCGGCGAGCGCCCGACCATGGCCCAGGCCGCCTCGATGATCGACGCGGCGGTGGAGGCGGCCGACCGCTTCTTCCCGGCCTTCGAATTCCTGCTCCAGGGCGCCAAGACCCCGGACCAGGCGATGGCCGCCTGCATGTTCGAGACCGTGGGCCAGGCCTGA
- a CDS encoding ATP-binding protein has protein sequence MPLTTRLHIPRPLKRLLPTTLFGRSLLIIILPVAVMQIAVTWAFFDAHWQSVTSKLSEGLAGDIAWAVQSYEDDPSPAAVAKLAQRAEDSMSLSIAFQKGRKLPTGHRPSLFAALDRSLQKALEDRLDNPFWFDTTRYTAYIDIRVQVPGGVLQIYALRDRAYATQGHIFILWMVVATMLLTAIAILFIRNQVRAIERLADAADAFGRGEDPDFKPHGAREVRKAAYAFIAMKARIVRHIEQRTALLASVSHDLRTPLTRLKLEMAMSEPSEQLEAMKGDLSEMEHMIDEYLAFARGEGGEDARVVDLTDLVQGVVADAERGGAAIETEITQGLEARLRPLAFRRALANLVDNGVAHADRVKVTAAARQTGGVEIAVDDDGPGIPEDKYEEAFKPFSRLDESRNQNEKGVGLGLAIARDMARGLGGDLVLSRSTMGGLRALMRLPG, from the coding sequence ATGCCTCTCACCACGCGCCTGCACATCCCTCGCCCGCTCAAGCGCCTGCTGCCGACCACCCTGTTCGGGCGCAGCCTGCTGATCATCATCCTGCCGGTGGCGGTGATGCAGATCGCGGTGACCTGGGCCTTCTTCGACGCCCACTGGCAGTCGGTGACCAGCAAGCTGTCGGAAGGCCTGGCCGGCGACATCGCCTGGGCGGTGCAGTCCTACGAGGACGATCCCAGCCCCGCCGCCGTCGCCAAGCTGGCCCAGCGGGCCGAGGACTCGATGTCCCTGTCGATCGCCTTCCAGAAGGGCCGAAAGCTGCCGACCGGCCACCGCCCCTCGCTGTTCGCGGCCCTGGACCGCTCGCTGCAGAAGGCGCTGGAGGACCGGCTGGACAACCCGTTCTGGTTCGACACCACCCGCTACACCGCCTACATCGACATCCGCGTACAGGTGCCGGGCGGGGTGCTGCAGATCTACGCCCTGCGCGACCGGGCCTACGCCACCCAGGGCCACATCTTCATCCTCTGGATGGTGGTGGCGACCATGCTGCTGACGGCGATCGCCATCCTGTTCATCCGCAACCAGGTGCGGGCCATCGAGCGCCTGGCCGACGCCGCCGACGCCTTCGGCCGGGGCGAGGATCCCGACTTCAAGCCGCACGGCGCGCGCGAGGTGCGCAAGGCGGCCTACGCCTTCATCGCCATGAAGGCCCGCATCGTCCGCCACATCGAGCAGCGCACCGCCCTGCTGGCCAGCGTCAGCCACGACCTGCGCACGCCCCTGACCCGGCTGAAGCTGGAAATGGCCATGTCCGAGCCCAGCGAGCAGCTGGAGGCCATGAAGGGCGATCTCTCCGAGATGGAGCACATGATCGACGAGTACCTGGCCTTCGCCCGCGGCGAGGGCGGCGAGGACGCGCGGGTGGTCGATCTGACGGACCTGGTCCAGGGCGTGGTCGCCGACGCCGAGCGCGGCGGGGCGGCGATCGAGACCGAGATCACCCAGGGGCTGGAGGCGCGGCTGCGGCCCCTGGCCTTCCGCCGGGCCCTGGCCAACCTGGTCGACAACGGTGTCGCCCACGCTGACCGGGTCAAGGTCACCGCCGCCGCCCGCCAGACCGGCGGCGTCGAGATCGCCGTCGACGACGACGGACCAGGCATCCCGGAAGACAAGTACGAGGAGGCCTTCAAGCCGTTCTCGCGCCTGGACGAGTCCCGGAATCAGAACGAGAAGGGCGTGGGCCTGGGCCTGGCCATCGCCCGCGACATGGCGCGCGGCCTGGGCGGAGATCTGGTGTTGTCGCGCTCGACGATGGGGGGCTTGAGAGCCTTGATGCGGCTGCCGGGCTAG
- a CDS encoding response regulator gives MTPDERRERHILVVDDDDRLRKLIKEFLTRAGFRVTAAADAAKADNLFGALDFDLMVLDVMMPGEDGYAFTKRLRGKGGETGRTPILMLTARDQTADRIEGLSNGVDDYLGKPFEPQELLLRIEAILRRSTARPVGTRTTALALGRCTFEPERGELTCDGEVIRLTEAEVTLMRRLARSAHEPVDRLELARDTADATGRAVDVQVTRLRRKIEPDPKNPRYLQTVRGVGYRLAPD, from the coding sequence ATGACCCCGGACGAGCGTCGCGAGCGCCATATCCTGGTCGTCGACGACGACGACCGCCTGCGCAAGCTGATCAAGGAATTCCTGACCCGGGCCGGCTTCCGCGTCACCGCCGCCGCCGACGCGGCCAAGGCCGACAACCTGTTCGGGGCCCTGGACTTTGACCTGATGGTGTTGGACGTGATGATGCCGGGCGAGGACGGCTACGCCTTCACCAAGCGCCTGCGCGGCAAGGGCGGCGAGACCGGCCGCACGCCGATCCTGATGCTGACCGCCCGCGACCAGACCGCCGACCGCATCGAGGGCCTGTCCAACGGCGTCGACGACTATCTGGGCAAGCCGTTCGAGCCGCAGGAACTGCTGCTGCGCATCGAGGCCATCCTGCGCCGCTCGACCGCCCGGCCGGTCGGAACCAGGACCACCGCGCTCGCCCTGGGCCGCTGCACCTTCGAACCCGAGCGCGGCGAACTGACCTGCGACGGCGAAGTGATCCGCCTGACCGAGGCCGAGGTCACGCTCATGCGCCGCCTGGCCCGCTCGGCCCACGAGCCGGTCGACCGCCTGGAGCTGGCCCGCGACACCGCCGACGCCACCGGCCGCGCCGTCGACGTCCAGGTCACCCGCCTGCGCCGCAAGATCGAGCCGGACCCGAAGAACCCGCGCTATCTCCAAACGGTGCGGGGCGTGGGGTATCGGCTGGCGCCGGATTGA
- a CDS encoding accessory factor UbiK family protein, translating to MHSQNPFFDEFAKLTQAAMGIAQTAGEEAKTAMRAQADRLAAEFDLIRRDDFEALKAEVAALREEVAALKAAPKEAKKAPAKKAATSGE from the coding sequence ATGCACAGCCAGAACCCCTTCTTCGACGAATTCGCCAAGCTGACCCAGGCGGCCATGGGCATCGCCCAGACGGCCGGCGAGGAGGCGAAGACCGCGATGCGGGCCCAGGCGGACCGCCTGGCGGCCGAATTCGACCTGATCCGCCGCGACGATTTCGAGGCCCTGAAGGCCGAGGTCGCCGCCCTGCGCGAAGAGGTCGCCGCGCTGAAAGCGGCCCCCAAGGAAGCCAAGAAGGCGCCGGCCAAGAAGGCCGCGACTTCAGGCGAATAG
- a CDS encoding TetR family transcriptional regulator, whose translation MTDDILDRAADAALALAADRAWPNVSLRDIAVKAEVPFADLYARAASKAAVLAHLSARFDRAALGVDYPESSEPHDRLFDAAMARLEAMEPHRAALLAIAKSEGPLASASRFPRIARAVLEAAGVPATPPRLLAMTAVWARVVQVWRDDEGALNRTMAELDKRLKQMAERLKKIGAGF comes from the coding sequence ATGACCGACGACATCCTCGACCGCGCCGCCGACGCCGCCCTGGCCCTCGCCGCCGATCGCGCCTGGCCGAACGTCTCCCTGCGCGACATCGCGGTGAAGGCCGAGGTTCCCTTCGCCGACCTCTACGCCAGGGCCGCCAGCAAGGCCGCTGTGCTGGCCCATCTGTCGGCCCGCTTCGACCGCGCGGCCCTGGGCGTGGATTATCCGGAGAGCTCCGAACCCCACGACCGCCTGTTCGACGCCGCCATGGCGCGCCTCGAGGCCATGGAGCCGCATCGCGCCGCCCTGCTGGCCATCGCGAAATCCGAAGGTCCGCTGGCCTCGGCGTCCCGCTTCCCGCGCATCGCCCGCGCGGTCCTGGAGGCCGCCGGCGTCCCCGCGACCCCGCCGCGCCTGCTGGCCATGACCGCCGTCTGGGCCCGCGTCGTCCAGGTCTGGCGCGACGACGAAGGCGCGCTGAACCGCACCATGGCCGAGCTGGACAAGCGCCTGAAACAGATGGCCGAGCGGCTGAAGAAGATCGGGGCGGGGTTCTAG
- a CDS encoding MarR family winged helix-turn-helix transcriptional regulator: MIAPLQPGSDDPRLILREEELDGGLELILLAEAALWAAVDAALESETLGLGRSHWRAAFLLRRRPGIGVQDLSKLTSLSKQAASRTLADLQKAGLVERGSGDLDGRRRPATLTPEGVAFEQRTAERLRALLARAYRTGGLDGVAGTRRILAALAGSRQGVGPGRRMT; encoded by the coding sequence ATGATAGCCCCGCTGCAGCCTGGTTCGGACGATCCCCGTCTGATCCTCCGCGAGGAGGAGCTGGACGGTGGGCTGGAACTGATCCTGCTGGCCGAGGCCGCGCTGTGGGCCGCCGTCGACGCCGCGCTGGAGAGCGAGACCCTGGGACTGGGCCGCTCGCACTGGCGCGCGGCCTTCCTGCTGCGCCGTCGGCCGGGCATCGGCGTGCAGGACCTGTCGAAGCTGACCAGCCTGTCCAAGCAGGCCGCCAGCCGCACCCTGGCCGACCTGCAGAAGGCCGGCCTGGTCGAGCGCGGCTCGGGCGACCTGGACGGTCGCCGCCGCCCGGCGACCCTGACCCCCGAGGGCGTGGCCTTCGAGCAGCGCACGGCCGAGCGCCTGCGGGCTTTGCTGGCGCGCGCCTATCGCACGGGCGGGCTGGACGGGGTGGCGGGCACCCGGCGGATCCTGGCGGCGCTGGCGGGCTCGCGGCAGGGCGTGGGCCCGGGACGGCGGATGACATGA
- a CDS encoding branched-chain amino acid aminotransferase: MSLVPFDDRDGWIWLDGQFVPWREAKVHVLTHGLHYASSVFEGERMYGGEIFKLTEHTERLFKSAEILDFKIPYTVAEIDEACKATAAKNNLKDCYVRPIAWRGSEMIGVSAQQTKIHVAIAVWEWPSYFDPATKAKGIRLTWAKYNRPDPKTAPTAAKAAGLYMICTISKHAAEKDGYADAMMLDYRGYVAEATGANVFFVKDGALHTPKPDCFLDGITRRTVIDLAKAKGIEVIERHIQKEELAGFTECFIVGTAAEVTPVSEIGEFKFTPAKLSLDLMDTYAALVRNEALTPA; encoded by the coding sequence ATGTCTCTGGTTCCCTTCGACGATCGTGATGGTTGGATCTGGCTGGATGGCCAGTTCGTTCCCTGGCGCGAAGCGAAGGTGCACGTACTGACCCATGGCCTCCACTACGCGTCGTCGGTCTTCGAGGGCGAACGGATGTACGGCGGCGAGATTTTCAAGCTGACCGAGCATACCGAGCGCCTGTTCAAGTCTGCGGAGATCCTCGATTTCAAGATCCCCTACACGGTGGCTGAGATCGACGAGGCCTGCAAGGCGACCGCGGCCAAGAATAACCTCAAGGATTGCTATGTCCGCCCCATCGCCTGGCGCGGCAGCGAGATGATCGGCGTTTCGGCGCAGCAGACCAAGATCCACGTGGCCATCGCCGTCTGGGAATGGCCCAGCTATTTCGACCCGGCGACCAAGGCCAAGGGCATCCGCCTGACCTGGGCCAAGTACAACCGTCCGGACCCGAAGACGGCCCCGACCGCGGCCAAGGCCGCCGGCCTCTATATGATCTGCACCATCTCCAAGCACGCCGCCGAGAAGGACGGCTACGCCGACGCGATGATGCTGGACTATCGCGGCTACGTGGCCGAGGCGACCGGCGCGAACGTCTTCTTCGTCAAGGATGGCGCGCTGCACACGCCCAAGCCCGACTGCTTCCTGGACGGCATCACCCGCCGCACGGTGATCGACCTGGCTAAGGCTAAGGGGATCGAGGTGATCGAACGCCACATCCAGAAGGAAGAGCTGGCGGGTTTCACCGAGTGCTTCATCGTCGGCACCGCCGCCGAGGTCACGCCGGTCTCGGAGATCGGCGAGTTCAAGTTCACGCCGGCCAAGCTGTCGCTGGACCTGATGGACACCTACGCGGCCCTGGTCCGCAACGAAGCGCTGACCCCGGCTTAA
- the proC gene encoding pyrroline-5-carboxylate reductase translates to MTPILLLGAGRMGGALAEGWRDAGAFSAADLIIRDPNVDPAAFAGARVNPPLEALSAAKTVLLAVKPQIWREAVKDVVPHLAPDAVIVSIAAGVRAADISEAFAGRRVARVMPTTAVAIGRGAASIYAEDAEARAIARALFAPVATVVELASEDLLHAATAVSGSAPAYLYAFVEALEAAGAAQGLDEADSAKLARATIIGAAALMEKGGEEPAELRKQVTSPGGTTAAALTVLMGEGGFGDLLPKALDACVNRSKELGG, encoded by the coding sequence ATGACCCCCATCCTCCTCCTCGGCGCCGGACGCATGGGCGGCGCTCTCGCTGAAGGTTGGCGCGACGCGGGGGCGTTCTCGGCCGCCGACCTGATCATCCGGGATCCGAACGTCGATCCCGCCGCCTTCGCCGGCGCGCGGGTCAATCCGCCGCTGGAGGCGCTGTCCGCCGCCAAGACCGTGCTGCTGGCCGTCAAGCCACAGATCTGGCGCGAGGCGGTCAAGGACGTGGTCCCGCACCTGGCTCCCGACGCCGTCATCGTCTCGATCGCCGCCGGCGTCCGCGCGGCCGACATTTCCGAAGCCTTCGCCGGCCGGCGCGTGGCGCGGGTCATGCCGACCACCGCCGTCGCCATCGGCCGGGGCGCGGCCTCGATCTACGCCGAGGACGCCGAGGCCCGCGCCATCGCCCGCGCCCTGTTCGCGCCGGTCGCCACCGTGGTCGAGCTGGCCAGCGAGGACCTGCTGCACGCGGCCACCGCCGTCTCGGGTTCGGCCCCAGCCTATCTCTACGCCTTCGTCGAGGCGCTCGAGGCCGCCGGCGCCGCCCAGGGCCTGGACGAGGCCGACAGCGCCAAGCTGGCCCGCGCCACGATCATCGGCGCGGCGGCCCTGATGGAAAAGGGCGGCGAGGAGCCGGCCGAGCTGCGCAAGCAGGTCACCTCGCCGGGTGGCACCACGGCGGCGGCGCTGACCGTGCTGATGGGCGAGGGTGGCTTCGGCGACCTGCTGCCCAAGGCGCTGGACGCCTGCGTGAACCGGTCGAAGGAACTGGGGGGCTAG
- a CDS encoding ribose-phosphate pyrophosphokinase translates to MKLLSGNSNRPLSQAIAEYLDMPLTRAQVRRFADLEVFVTIDENVRGEDVFVIQSTSYPANDNLMELLICIDALKRASGKRITAVLPYFGYARQDRKTGGRTPISAKLVANLITRSGADRVLTMDLHAGQIQGFFDIPTDNLLPSRLMAEDVRKHYPMGDDLMVVSPDVGGVVRARALAKRLNDADLAIVDKRRSGPGQSEVMNIIGDVKDRRCILFDDIADSAGTLCNAAQALMSHGAKSVSAYITHGVLSGAAVDRVANSVLTELVVTDSIEASDQAMACPKIRYVSCAPLIGEAIRRIANEESVSKLFD, encoded by the coding sequence ATGAAGCTGCTGTCCGGCAACTCCAACCGCCCGCTGTCCCAGGCGATCGCGGAATATCTCGACATGCCGCTGACCCGCGCCCAGGTGCGCCGGTTCGCCGACCTCGAGGTGTTCGTCACCATCGACGAGAACGTGCGGGGCGAGGACGTCTTCGTCATCCAGTCGACCAGCTACCCGGCCAACGACAACCTGATGGAGCTGCTGATCTGCATCGACGCCCTGAAGCGCGCGTCGGGCAAGCGGATCACCGCCGTGCTCCCCTACTTCGGCTACGCCCGCCAGGACCGCAAGACCGGCGGCCGCACCCCGATCTCGGCCAAGCTGGTCGCCAACCTGATCACCCGCTCGGGCGCCGACCGGGTCCTGACGATGGACCTGCACGCCGGCCAGATCCAAGGCTTCTTCGACATTCCGACCGACAACCTGCTGCCCTCGCGCCTGATGGCCGAGGACGTGCGCAAGCACTATCCGATGGGCGACGACCTGATGGTCGTGTCGCCGGACGTCGGCGGCGTGGTGCGCGCGCGCGCCCTGGCCAAGCGCCTGAACGACGCGGACCTGGCCATCGTCGACAAGCGCCGCTCGGGCCCGGGCCAGTCGGAAGTCATGAACATCATCGGCGACGTCAAGGATCGCCGCTGCATCCTGTTCGACGACATCGCCGACTCGGCCGGCACCCTGTGCAACGCCGCCCAGGCCCTGATGAGCCACGGCGCCAAGTCGGTCAGCGCCTACATCACCCACGGCGTGCTGTCGGGCGCGGCGGTCGACCGCGTCGCCAATTCGGTCCTGACCGAACTGGTGGTCACCGACTCGATCGAGGCCTCGGACCAGGCCATGGCCTGCCCCAAGATCCGCTACGTCTCGTGCGCCCCGCTGATCGGCGAGGCCATCCGCCGGATCGCCAACGAAGAGTCGGTCTCGAAGCTGTTCGACTGA
- a CDS encoding class I SAM-dependent methyltransferase, with the protein MSLLDRLKAQIAQDGPIGVPEFFTRCLHDPRDGYYATRPDLGAGGDFITAPLVSQMFGELIGLWVLETWTRLGRPAPFRLVEMGPGDGTLMSDLLRAGRLDPAFLAAAEVWLVEVSAPLKAKQAAKLSDAPRWVGRLDEVPGGAPMILVANELLDCLPARQFVRTKDGWAERVIGLGEDGQLAFGLRGLGKSPDAAPLHLPEAGKGSIWESSPAQAALASDIAHRLVADGGAALLIDYGRAEPEAGDTLQAIQNHVKVDPLKTAGLADLTVWADFPAVVAAARETGAKAGPILSQAEFLLALGIEARAQALAKARPDRADQLGRQLDRLIGKAQMGALFKVACLCAPDLSPPLFEDAT; encoded by the coding sequence ATGAGCCTGCTTGATCGCCTGAAGGCGCAGATCGCCCAGGACGGGCCGATCGGCGTCCCCGAATTCTTCACCCGCTGCCTGCACGATCCGCGCGACGGCTACTACGCCACGCGCCCCGATCTGGGCGCCGGCGGCGACTTCATCACCGCCCCGCTGGTCAGCCAGATGTTCGGCGAGCTGATCGGCCTGTGGGTCCTCGAGACCTGGACCCGCCTGGGCCGCCCCGCCCCGTTCCGCCTGGTCGAGATGGGGCCGGGCGACGGCACGCTGATGAGCGACCTGCTGAGGGCGGGACGGCTGGATCCAGCGTTCCTGGCCGCCGCCGAGGTGTGGCTGGTCGAGGTGTCGGCGCCGCTGAAGGCCAAGCAGGCGGCGAAGCTGAGCGACGCGCCGCGCTGGGTCGGCCGGCTGGACGAGGTCCCCGGCGGCGCGCCGATGATCCTGGTCGCCAACGAGTTGCTCGACTGCCTGCCCGCCCGCCAGTTCGTCCGCACGAAGGACGGCTGGGCCGAGCGTGTGATCGGCCTGGGCGAGGATGGTCAGTTGGCGTTCGGGCTGCGCGGCCTGGGGAAATCGCCTGACGCCGCGCCGCTTCACCTTCCCGAAGCCGGCAAGGGAAGCATCTGGGAATCCTCCCCCGCCCAGGCCGCCCTGGCCTCGGACATCGCCCATCGGCTGGTCGCCGACGGCGGCGCGGCGCTGCTGATCGACTATGGCCGGGCCGAGCCCGAGGCCGGCGACACGCTGCAGGCGATCCAGAACCACGTGAAGGTCGACCCGCTGAAGACCGCCGGCCTGGCCGACCTGACCGTCTGGGCCGACTTCCCCGCCGTGGTCGCCGCCGCGCGCGAGACCGGAGCCAAGGCCGGTCCGATCCTCAGCCAGGCCGAGTTCCTGCTGGCGCTGGGGATCGAGGCCCGCGCCCAGGCGTTGGCCAAGGCCCGCCCCGATCGCGCCGACCAGCTTGGAAGACAGCTTGATCGTCTGATCGGCAAGGCGCAGATGGGCGCTCTGTTCAAGGTCGCGTGCCTCTGCGCGCCCGACCTTTCGCCCCCCCTCTTCGAGGACGCGACATGA
- the lgt gene encoding prolipoprotein diacylglyceryl transferase, with protein sequence MIFPDIDPVVHIGPWALQWGPLALRWYALAYVAGILLGWRYAIRLTRTNSLWGGRAPTATPLQIDDLVLWITLGIIVGGRVGYILFYMLLNTDQRTWLMAHPLDALKIWEGGMSFHGGFLGVCAAIALFARRNRIDILKLGDLIAPVAPIGLFFGRIANFINGELWGRPTDGPWGIVFCNETIKAYHPQHLCPAGPLPRHPSQLYEAGLEGLLLFLILAFCVYRLKWLQRRGAIVAMFLISYGVFRLSLENVRNPDLGMPDFPLGLTMGMLLSTPMILVGGWLLWKALKEPVQPAETHEPA encoded by the coding sequence GTGATCTTTCCCGACATCGATCCTGTCGTTCACATCGGCCCCTGGGCCTTGCAATGGGGGCCGCTGGCCCTGCGCTGGTACGCCCTGGCCTATGTGGCGGGCATCCTGCTGGGCTGGCGCTACGCTATCCGCCTGACCCGGACAAACAGCCTGTGGGGCGGCCGCGCCCCCACCGCCACGCCGTTGCAGATCGATGACCTGGTGCTGTGGATCACCCTGGGCATCATCGTCGGCGGGCGCGTGGGCTACATCCTCTTCTACATGCTCCTGAACACCGACCAGCGAACCTGGCTGATGGCCCATCCGCTGGACGCCCTGAAGATCTGGGAAGGCGGCATGTCGTTCCACGGCGGCTTCCTGGGCGTCTGCGCCGCCATCGCCCTGTTCGCCCGCCGCAACAGGATCGACATCCTGAAGCTGGGCGACCTGATCGCGCCGGTCGCGCCAATCGGCCTGTTCTTCGGGCGCATCGCCAACTTCATCAACGGCGAGCTGTGGGGCCGCCCGACCGACGGGCCGTGGGGAATCGTCTTCTGCAACGAGACGATCAAGGCCTATCACCCCCAGCACCTGTGCCCCGCCGGCCCGCTGCCGCGCCATCCCAGCCAGCTGTACGAGGCGGGGCTGGAAGGCCTGCTGCTGTTCCTGATCCTGGCCTTCTGCGTCTATCGCCTGAAGTGGCTGCAACGGCGCGGGGCCATCGTGGCGATGTTCCTGATCTCGTACGGGGTGTTCCGCCTGTCGCTGGAGAACGTGCGCAATCCGGACCTCGGCATGCCCGACTTCCCGCTGGGCCTGACCATGGGCATGCTGCTGTCGACGCCGATGATCCTGGTCGGCGGCTGGCTGCTGTGGAAGGCGCTGAAGGAACCGGTCCAGCCCGCCGAGACGCATGAGCCTGCTTGA
- a CDS encoding 3-deoxy-7-phosphoheptulonate synthase — protein MPSSTAAHLVSLPVPTDDLRIQKLQTLSPPAQVIGEAPASSSIAEVVGDARQAVHEILHGRDDRLVVVIGPCSIHDPKAALDYAHRLAADRARHAGELEVIMRVYFEKPRTTVGWKGLINDPDLDGGFRINDGLRLARRVLLDVSAQGLPTACEFLDVTTPQYIADLVAWGAIGARTTESQIHREMASGLSCPVGFKNGTNGDVKVAVDAVMAASQPHHFLAVTKEGRAAIATTTGNGDCHVVLRGGKTPNYDAASVAAAAQVLAKAGLPERIMVDVSHANSGKNHENQPAVVADVCAQVATGASPIMGVMIESNLVAGRQDIVPGQPLTYGQSVTDACVDWDTSVRLLDDLAAAVRAGRAARNG, from the coding sequence ATGCCTTCCTCGACCGCCGCCCATCTCGTCTCGCTGCCCGTCCCCACCGACGACCTGCGCATCCAGAAGCTCCAGACCCTCAGCCCGCCCGCCCAGGTGATCGGCGAGGCGCCAGCCAGCTCGTCGATCGCCGAGGTCGTCGGCGACGCCCGCCAGGCGGTCCACGAGATCCTGCACGGGCGCGACGACCGCTTGGTGGTGGTGATCGGGCCCTGCTCGATCCACGATCCCAAGGCCGCCCTCGACTACGCCCACCGCCTGGCCGCCGACCGCGCGCGCCACGCCGGCGAGCTGGAGGTGATCATGCGGGTCTATTTCGAGAAGCCGCGCACCACGGTCGGCTGGAAGGGCCTGATCAACGACCCGGACCTGGACGGCGGCTTCCGGATCAATGACGGCCTGCGCCTGGCGCGCCGGGTGCTGCTGGACGTCAGCGCCCAGGGCCTGCCGACCGCCTGCGAGTTCCTGGACGTCACCACCCCGCAGTACATCGCCGACCTGGTGGCCTGGGGCGCGATCGGCGCGCGCACGACCGAAAGCCAGATCCACCGCGAGATGGCTTCGGGCCTGTCGTGCCCGGTCGGCTTCAAGAATGGCACCAACGGCGACGTGAAGGTCGCGGTCGACGCGGTGATGGCCGCCAGCCAGCCGCACCACTTCCTGGCCGTGACCAAGGAAGGCCGCGCCGCCATCGCCACGACCACCGGCAACGGCGACTGCCATGTCGTGCTGCGCGGCGGCAAGACGCCCAACTACGACGCCGCCAGCGTCGCGGCCGCGGCCCAGGTCCTGGCCAAGGCCGGACTGCCCGAGCGGATCATGGTCGACGTCAGCCACGCCAACAGCGGCAAGAACCACGAGAACCAGCCGGCCGTGGTCGCTGACGTCTGCGCCCAGGTGGCGACGGGCGCCTCGCCGATCATGGGCGTGATGATCGAGAGCAACCTGGTCGCCGGCCGCCAGGACATCGTCCCCGGCCAGCCGCTGACCTACGGCCAGTCGGTCACCGACGCCTGCGTCGACTGGGACACGTCGGTGCGCCTGCTCGACGACCTGGCGGCGGCGGTCCGGGCGGGCCGCGCGGCGCGGAACGGCTAG
- the pgeF gene encoding peptidoglycan editing factor PgeF → MTKKTPDLPTIQSPLLSSLPGVKHAFFTRQGGVSTGIYDSLNVGRGSKDDPADVVENRARAARWFGGDPEDLNTCFQIHSTIAIKADGSWGDVRPQGDAVVTRTPGVICGALAADCAPVLLVDPEARVVAAAHAGWRGALDGVVQAAVDCMVELGARPDRITGVVGPCIGPKSYEVGLEFLHRFEADCPGSGRFFKPGAAEDKRFFDLPSFVLDRLETAGVERREWVGRDTRAEEEWFFSNRRAFLNGEGDYGRLLSAISLEA, encoded by the coding sequence ATGACCAAGAAGACCCCCGACCTGCCGACCATCCAGTCGCCCCTGCTGTCCAGCCTGCCGGGGGTGAAGCACGCCTTCTTCACGCGCCAGGGCGGGGTCTCGACCGGGATCTACGACAGCCTGAACGTCGGGCGCGGCAGCAAGGACGACCCGGCGGACGTGGTCGAGAACCGCGCCCGCGCCGCGCGCTGGTTCGGCGGCGATCCCGAAGACCTGAACACCTGCTTCCAGATCCATTCGACCATCGCCATCAAGGCCGACGGCTCGTGGGGCGACGTGCGGCCGCAAGGCGACGCGGTGGTGACCAGGACGCCCGGCGTGATCTGCGGGGCCCTGGCCGCCGACTGCGCCCCGGTGCTGCTGGTCGATCCCGAGGCCCGCGTCGTGGCCGCCGCCCACGCCGGCTGGCGCGGAGCGCTGGACGGCGTCGTCCAGGCCGCCGTCGACTGCATGGTCGAGCTGGGCGCCAGGCCCGACCGCATCACCGGCGTCGTCGGCCCCTGCATCGGTCCGAAATCCTACGAGGTGGGCCTGGAGTTCCTGCATCGGTTCGAGGCCGACTGCCCCGGCTCGGGCCGGTTCTTCAAGCCGGGCGCAGCCGAGGACAAGCGCTTCTTCGACCTGCCGTCGTTCGTGCTGGACCGCCTGGAGACCGCCGGCGTCGAGCGCCGCGAATGGGTCGGCCGCGACACCCGGGCCGAGGAGGAATGGTTCTTCTCCAACCGCCGCGCCTTCCTGAACGGCGAGGGCGACTACGGCCGGCTGCTGTCGGCGATCAGCCTGGAGGCCTGA